One Candidatus Krumholzibacteriota bacterium genomic window carries:
- the nadA gene encoding quinolinate synthase NadA, whose translation MRENPAGPIARLKKERGAVILAHNYQPPAIQDIADHLGDSLDLSRTAASLPDPVIVFCGVHFMAETASILAPGKTVLLPEPSAGCPMADMIDADDLAGLKRKHPDAAVVMYVNSTAEVKALTDCCCTSANAEAVVASIEPGRPIIFGPDCHLGRWVAARTGREMILWDGYCPTHQRFSVERVRELRRAHPGARLLVHPEADDAIVAEADAVLGTGGMIRYAAESDAGTFVIGTEAGMCYRLETLFPGKTFIPLSPSALCANMKKITPEKILASLESLSPRIVVPPAIAAKAERAIRRMIAIG comes from the coding sequence ATGCGTGAGAATCCCGCCGGCCCGATCGCCCGTCTGAAAAAAGAGCGGGGCGCCGTCATCCTCGCCCACAACTACCAGCCCCCGGCGATCCAGGACATCGCCGACCATCTCGGCGACTCCCTCGACCTCAGCCGCACCGCCGCCAGCCTTCCCGACCCGGTCATCGTCTTCTGCGGCGTGCACTTCATGGCCGAGACGGCCTCGATCCTCGCCCCCGGCAAGACCGTGCTCCTCCCGGAACCCTCGGCCGGCTGCCCGATGGCCGACATGATCGACGCCGACGATCTCGCCGGCCTCAAGAGGAAGCATCCCGACGCGGCCGTCGTGATGTACGTGAATTCCACCGCCGAGGTCAAGGCGCTCACCGACTGCTGCTGCACCTCGGCCAACGCGGAGGCGGTCGTCGCCTCGATCGAGCCCGGCCGGCCGATCATCTTCGGCCCCGACTGCCATCTCGGCCGCTGGGTCGCCGCCCGAACGGGGCGCGAGATGATCCTCTGGGACGGCTACTGCCCCACGCACCAGCGCTTCTCCGTCGAGCGGGTCCGCGAGCTGCGACGGGCGCACCCCGGCGCCCGCCTCCTCGTCCATCCCGAGGCAGACGATGCGATCGTCGCCGAGGCGGACGCGGTGCTCGGAACGGGGGGCATGATCCGGTACGCCGCCGAGAGCGACGCGGGCACCTTCGTCATCGGCACCGAGGCCGGCATGTGCTACCGGCTCGAGACGCTCTTTCCCGGCAAGACCTTCATCCCCCTCTCCCCGTCGGCCCTCTGCGCGAACATGAAGAAGATCACGCCCGAAAAGATCCTGGCCTCGCTCGAGTCCCTCTCCCCGCGGATCGTCGTGCCGCCGGCGATCGCGGCGAAGGCGGAGCGGGCCATCCGCCGCATGATCGCGATCGGCTGA